A window of Leptospira yasudae genomic DNA:
TTAGCTTTTTTAATCGAATTACCTCCAGCGATAGCACGGGAAAGGATAAACATTGCGAATATGAAAAAGGCGGCCGTTTATGAAGTCGTCACTGAATTAAAAAATAAGAATTTGGTCCCTTGAATTTTCAAATGATGTATTTAAGGTATTCCATTCTAAAGTTTAATTTTGCATTTGGAGCGGTTGCGATTTTATTTATACCAGCCACCTCTTTTTAGTTTAGATATTCGTGAGATTACCGTTTTACGAATTATGAAATAAGTGAAGAATCTAAGCTATGTTTTAAAAAGTTAGACGAATGTAAATCTGAATGTTTGCGTTCCTATCCAAATAGAAGTGATTTAAGACAGTCGAAATGTCGTTATTATTGTGTGATCGATATTAAAGAGAAGTGCGAAGCGCCCGTATATTATAAGTCAAATCGAATATAGAATTCTTTTTTTATTTTGGATAACCCCATTTACTCGGACGGCCCCAAGAGATTGTAGACGGATATTGTAGTCCCTTTATGGCGTTTCTTTATGAATTCTACAGCATTTCGAAGTCCTGTTGAATTCTTAATTGCATGAATTTCCGAGGGTGTGAAAAATCTTTTAAGTTTCTTTTCCACTTCCCGAATTTCTTCGTCAGTAAGTTCGGGCGGCGTCATGTTTTTAAAGTTTGAAGACAAAAAATCCTCCACAGGTCTTAAAGATAAGATTGTAAAAAAGTAAATAGGAATAAGAAGCCCAATTCTACTAATTCTCCTTTGAAAAATGCTAATAAGGCACATTTACCAATTCATTTAACTTCGCTTATATTGCTTACTATCTCTTTCAGAAGGCCTTCCTTTTTTCTTTGCTGAACGATTGTGTTTAATTCCGAGACTAGAAAGATATTCGAATGTCGGTGGGTTAAAAATGTCTCCGTGAAACGCGAGATAAACAGAAGTGTAGCAGATACAAAGTCCTTTTTTCTCTAAAGCCTTATGAACATGAGCGATTGGTTTTTTTATTCCAATGGCGCGTATCGCATCTATAAGTTCCTGGCCATGCAAGGGTTTGTCGCTCGCCAAATTCGAGTTTGTTTCCATGTTTTTGTTATTTTCCACATAAGCATTTCGTTCGAAAAAGACGGGAATTCCGTTTTGAATGCGTTTTATGATCCGAATTGGGATTCGAAGGTTAAGACTTTTAGATTGCATAATTATACTTTTAAAATTTACTTACCCTGAATTTAAGAAACGACTCTTATGTTTATAAAAGCATAATATGCGTTAACGCATAAATCAACAAAAAAATATCCGCAGATGCATAATTTTGACATTTCAATTCAGCTCCGAAAATTGATGAAAATCAGAGGTTGGACACAGGAAGAACTCGCGAAAATTGGAGGAGTAAACCAGTCGTCGATTAGTCGATATATGCAAGGCGCTCTTCCGGCCTTGGATTTTATTATAAATTTATATAAGAATAAAAGAGTCGATCCGATTATCTTCGTTCGAGATTTCGAGGAAGATACCGTAAAATTTGATGTTATTGGTGAGCGATTGGTTGAGGATGTCTCGCAGTTCCTTCGTTTTTTGAAAAACTCACCGGATGCTTTGGAGTTATTTTGGAAAATTTATAATCTGGATGAAGTAGGGAGAAAAGCTGTTATTGCTTTCGTAGATAGAATCCTAGAGGAATAAAGGACTTCTCGCTGTTTGCAAGATAGCAATAAATCTCATCTGTTGTTAGTTCGGAGTTTATTTGTAAGTGAGTGAAGTTTTGAATAATTCTCGCGACAACATTTTTTCTCAACCGAAAAAGGGCTCTTTGGTAGCTAACGGAATCAACTTTTCTGTAAATGAAAATATTCGTTTTTGCAACAATTGAATTTGTTTGAATTAAGTTCTCGAAGCCTGAGGTTTCAAAAAGATTGATTCGTGTGATCCCTATAGACCATATTGCAGTAGCGATTGTGCATCCGATCGGTGCAATGAAATTATACTCTGGAAGGCCGTAGAATTTTAACAAAACTGAAAAAACTCCAATAAAGCAAAGCCACAGGAAAACTCCGACGGAAATATAAACAATACGAACTCGATCCAGTCCTCTTCTTCTTTTAAATCCTAAACATAACACAAAAACTGAATATAAGAGACTCAAGACTCCACCAATTACGAAATAATCGTAGAGGAACCCGGATTCAAAAAATAATTTTGATTCGGAGATTTTCGCGTTTTTTATATAGTAATCGGAAAAACTAAATGTTACAAGCGGGAGGATATATCCTAAAAGAATCAAATAATTGCATACTTTTGAGAGTTCTTTATCAAACACATAGGGGTAGATGAATCGAACGAGGAGTAAGGGGCATGCGATCATCGGCAAAGTCATAGCCCGTGCCCAAAGTAAAGTATTGCCGGGGAAAACAAATGGAATCGCGAATAACGTATCCCAAACACCTATTAAGACGCAAAGCGCGCCAAAATCGCTGAACTCGCGTCTTTGGCGGACCGCAAAGAGGATGTATAACCCCAAAGAAAAATTAAATACTGAAGTGCTAAATAAAATTGCAGATGTTTCCAAGGTTTTTCCCTGGAAAACATTAACTTAACTCTGACGTATTTTTGCAATAATTTTCGCATAATCCGACACTTGTATTGCCCATTCGGTCGGTCGAATTTCTCCCGCTTCCAATTTGCCATAGTTTGGGTAGTAAATTGTATATGGATGATCCTTTGATTCGACCGTTCCGAAACGATTGTAGAGCCTACCTACGGACGGCCTTTCAATATCATAAAGACCAAATGTCGCGTCAAAGTTTTGTTGGACTGTATATTCAGCGCTCATAACCAAAACTCTTAATCCTGCGGTCATGTTTGAAGCAGCAAACGAATTCATTTCAGAAATATTTCCGTTGCCCAAATCTACTTTTTCTTCAGAATCTTTTCTTATTGCATATTCGATTGGAAGTCCTTCTGGACCTCGCACTAAGACGCGTGACGTTGCTACTATATTTTGTTCATCGTCAATTCCAATGAAATACTGGCTCAGGCCGTTTAAATCAAATCTTCGATCAAAATCGGCATCATAGCCTACATAACCGAGCTTTGAATACTGGTCTTGTACGAATGTTCGTGCCTTCTCAACTAATCGTGCGTTCGTTTCGTAATTGCACATTAGAAAGAGGGTTGCTTGCTTTTCGGGGTTTTGATGTTTCGTTGTTTGTGGTTCTTTGAGTTTAATATGTGACATAATATAAATATGTCACATTATTTTCATAATTCAAGCTTTTGGTAAATCCTTTCTATATTTTTTCTTAAAGGGTTTTGCGGGTATTTAAGGAATTTCGAATATTTGGTTTATGTAAGGCGCTGACGCCGACGTTTTCCATGTTATGTTCTCCTAACCGCTAAAAAAATCGATAGTTTGCCGGACTAATTTGATTCCCGAATTGACAATGCTCGATACCTAAACTAATGTGTAGGAGTGAAATTCGACGAGAATCAGCCATTCCGATCTAAGATATTATCCGATCGAGTATACCCTTTTATAAATCCAGTCCGCGCGGGGTTCCCATCGCCCGCAGCGGAATATATCGAAAGCGAGCTTAACCCTATCGATCTTCTCGTACCGAATCCGGATTCCTCTTTTTTCGGCAAGGTTCTTGGAAATTCAATGGAGGATGTTTTCGTTCGAAATGGCGACCTTATCATCGTAGACAGATCGATAGAACCGCGTAACGGACACGTCGTGGTCGGCACATACGAAGGAGCGTTTCTTACGAAAATCCTCCAAATCGAAGGAAAAAGACGAACACTCGTTTCCGGAAATCCGCTCTATCCCCCGATTCCAATCACGAACGAAAACGAATTCCAACTTTGGGGAGTAGTTAGGTGCAGTTGTCACGATTTACTTGGAGGGTGGGGTGTACGCCCTCGTTGATTGTAATTCGTTTTACTGTTCGTGCGAGCGTCTTTTCCGTCCGGAACTTCGAGACCGTCCGGTCATCGTGCTTTCAAACAACGATGGTTGCGTAATTTCGCGAAGTTCCGAAGCGAAAGCGATCGGAGTTAAAATGGGTGAACCTGCGTTTATGCGAAGAGAATTCTTTGCCGCGAATAACATTCACGTTTTTTCTTCGAACTACGCGTTGTATGGCGACCTCTCGCGACGCGTGATGAACCAATTGCGCGACTTTTCTCCGGAAATTGAGGTCTACTCGATCGACGAAGCGTTTTTAGGACTTAGCGGTTTCCCAAAAATTACGTTACCCGCGATCGCGAATAACATTTTTCAAAGAATCCCGCGAAACACCGGAATTCCGGTAAGCGTCGGCATCGGACCAACGAAAACTCTTTCGAAGATCGCGAACCACCTCGCGAAGAAGAGAGAAGAATACGGCGGCGTTTTTATAATCGATTCCGAAGCCGCGCGAGAAACAGCGCTCAAACAAGTTTCCGTCGCAGACATTTGGGGAATCGGTCCCGCATTCTCGCGCAAACTCGAAGCGGTCGGGATTATGAACGCTTGGGAATTTGCGAACGCGAACAAGCATTGGATCAGAAAACATTTAACGGTCGTCGGTGCGAGAATCGCGTATGAGCTAAACGCGATTGAATGTTCTACACTCGTAACGATTGACCCTGCAAAAAAGACGATCGCGATCGCCCGGTCGTTCAGCTCAATGCGTGACTCGCTGGAGTCTTTGGAGGGTGCAGTCGCAACGTTTGCGACGCGCGCAGCATTTAATCTTCGAAAACAAGACGGTTACGCGAATTTAGTCCGCGTCTTTATACATACGAACGCTCACAGACCGGATCTGGATCAATACGCGACAAACATCCCGATTCCGTTGCCCGTACAAATGCAAGATACAATGAAAATCGTCCGCTATGCGCTGCTTGGCCTACGGCGGATCTACAGACCGGGACTTCAATACAAAAAAGCGGGCGTGATCCTGGACCAAATCCGAACGAAGGGCGATCAGCAAGACGACCTCTTTAGCGACTTTGATCGAAGTCGTGATGAGCAAATTTCGAGCGCGATGGATCGGATAAACGGAAAGTTCGGAAAAGATAAAATCAAACTCGCGGTCGCAAGCAAGCAGAACGCGTGGTCGCTCCGCCAAGAAAACCTTTCTCCGCGATATACAACAAGATGGGAGGACATTCCGCTTGTGCTATCATAACTCGCTTACCGCTTCTTCGCAGAAGTTGTCTGCGCGATTTAGCGCAGGACTGATCGAACCAGCGGATTTTAAACCGATCTTTCACGAACATGGTTACGAACATAAACCGCGCCCTCTTGTAATTCGTGAAGATGAAAATCGATTTTTAGGGGCAGGCTGGGGACTGATCCCCAAATGGGTGAAAAGTGTTGAAGAAGCGAAACTGTCGCAAAATCGAACATTGAACGCAAAATCAGAAACGATTTTTGAACTACCTTCCTTTCGCGAAGCAATTCTATATAGAAGATGCCTGATTCCTTCGACTGGATTTTACGACAGCCAAGAGGTTCACCAAAAAACGTATCCCTATCGAGTTTTTTTAAAACATGAAGAGATCTTTTCTTTGGCGGGGATCTGGGAAGAATGGGAAAATCCGGAGACTGGCGAAATAAAAAAAACGTATTCTATGCTCACAACTCCGCCGAATCGGAAATTCTCGCAAATTCATACACGAATGCCTTTGATTCTTCCGCGAGAAAAAGAAGAGATTTGGATCGATTCGGCAATGAAAAGTCGAAAGGATATTGAACCTCTTCTCAAGATATATCCAGAAGAAAACTTAGATTTCTATACAATCCGGAAATTCCGTCCAGGTGACAACTACGACGAAGACATCCTAAAAAAAGTAGCATACGAAGAACTTAGCCAGCAGGAGCTTTTTTGAAAAAATCACCCTTCCCGAAAACGGGAGGGGGTTAAAAGCATGGATTTGGTTGATTAAAGACTGCATTTCGGCAAAACGTCGCATTTAATCAATAAATTATTATTTCCTAAATGAATATTCCAGTATTTTAATTGAATACTTAATAATATACTTTACTCTCTTTAATCTCAAAAGCCGGTATTCGGTTAATTCTACCAATTTTAGGCACGTGAGATAGTTCCAGAAATGAAAGACTTTCCTTTCGATCTTGAAATGGGTTGGAAATTTGGATTGGAGAAATGAAATGAAAATTCTGAAAAGATTGTTCGTATACCATCTTTGTTTTGGGATGCTTGCGTGTGCGACTGTGTACAAAACAGGAAGTTCTTCAGGTTATGCCCATAGCCAAGGATTCGATCATAACGCCGAGCTTTCAAAGGAGCTGGCAGAATTAAAGTATCCAATGAGTACCGGGCTTTCTATCTCAAAACCGGAAATCAAAGAGAAGGAATTTTTGGCGTGGCTACGAGCGAATAAAACCAAATTCAATTCCGTTCTCGCAGCAATGGATTCCAATTACCAAATATATACATATATTCATTCGATCGAAGGGGTTAAGTCTGAAGTCCTGAAAAAATATTGCGATGAAGTAAAAGAACAGGTAAATAATGGATTCAGAAAAGAGGGCTTCCCCGTAAATCGATTTGGAACGCTCTGCCGAGGATGGAAAGAGACAATCGCTAATATTGACGCAAGGAATATTCTAAACAATCGAATTACTTTTCAAGTTAGATCTCCGGACAATTCGTTCGAAAGCCGGGCATTTGAAATCGAGACAAATGTGTTAGAAGCATTAGGAAAAAACGAGAACGTTTCCGTTGTAATCGAAGGTCACGTTGAAGTTACTGGTTCATTAGATGCAATAGGACCAGACGAACTGAAACTTGTATATGGTTGTACTGCTTCGATAGATGGAAGCAATTCAATCCGGTATGAAAGTGAAGTTATAGATTTAACCGTGAAAAAGAAAGACTTTGCCTTGAACACGATTAACGTAAGCAAAGAGATTTCCACAATTAAATGTTCAATGCGTGTATATGATGAGGACGGGTTCTCTCGAAGCGAAAAAGAGACGCTGATCGAATTTACAAACGGAATGGACGGGTTCGTGAAAAATTTAAAAAATCCCTCAAAGGGATTGGAATATTTCAAGACTGAAATCGCTCCGTGGATTATTGGAGTGCCTTTGTTCCTTAAACTCTTTGATCTAATCGACCCTAATGATTCCGGGGATATGACCTCCATAGAATTGGGTAAGAGTCGTGGATTTACTCCTACGATTTATCAAGTTTCCGAACCGGATCGCAACGTAAAACCGATTCGACTCTGGTTTACGGTAAACATAGAACATACGAACTTCGATAATCCAGCAAAATAGGGATCGTAGGTAGATAACTGAATTATAATCGTATAGAATCAAAATAAGTTTAGTATCAAAACTTGTTTCAGAGAATCAAAAAAAACTTGCGGACGCTCCGGCATCGACGTCATGCTATATACAAAATCTTTAATTCTTTTAAAGGGGAATAATGAAAAGAATCGTATGTGTGGCAGGGATGTTGTTTTCGATCTTGCTGGTTTCTTCCAATTGCGCGTTTTCGGAAGGAACGATTAGAGCTGACTATCCAAATCCAATTCTAAACGAAAAAACCAAAAAGAACGTCACTTTGATTTTTCAAAAATCGGATGATTCACCTGTTTCGATCGTAGACGGATTCAACAGGGAAGGAATTCGTAAGAATAGTTTAGGATTCGAGACCGCGCACATGTTCACCGATCCGAAAGGGCCGCAGATGTTGAAAGAGATTTTAACAATGGAGTTAAAGAACTCTGGAATCGATGTAGTAGAAAGCTCAGATTCAGCTAAAGCACCTCAATTGGAATTAGAATTACTCCATTTATTTATGGAGGTAGAAGTCGGAATATTCGCAGGCGATATTGTAACGATCATCGATGCAGATATTATAATGAAGACGAATGGGAAGGTATATAAAAGGAGATTCAAAGGGATAGGGGAATCGAGGACAATTCTCTGGATAGATCATTTTTATAAGAAATCACTTAAAAGATCCCTCGAAGACTTTGTAAAGAAGTCTGTCCCGGAAATTATCACTCTTATTAACGAGAAATCTTAATGCGCGGAGTTATGAAAATGAAACTTAGAAATCTGATACTGTTACTTTTGTTATCTTTCTTTTTTGGTAACTGTTTTTATCAATTGATATACATTGATCGTGTGGACCGGACGGAGCCGCAGTGGAAAGTTACGGAAGAAGAGAAGAAAGAACTGAAGAAGGTGACTAAGTAGAGTTCCTCGCTTCGTTGGGGATCGTTAATGCGACCCTAACTCTGGAGTAAAGCCGCATCGCGCATGTGCGCTTGCGACCGCAATGTCAAGGAGGCTCTTTCGTTATGCGCAAATTTACAAAAGATAATTAACAACAAGGATTATAATGAAGAAGGCTTTTTTGATATTTTACACACTTATAGTAACCTCAAATACAATTTCTGCTGAATCAGATTCTAAGAGGGGGAATTTATTTATTGAGGCTACTTATTCGGAAGGGTTTAAATACCCGAAGGCGAAATTAAATAGAATTGATGATAGCGTAATGGATAAGGAAAATAATTTATATACGCAACCTGATGTAATTGGATATTATACTTACAATTACGGAACCACTGCAGAAAAGGTTGCTAGCGTATATGTCTTTGACCATTCTCCAAAGCCAAAGTTATTTGGACAAACTACAAGCCTTCTCTTTGAATATGTTATGAAATCTACTTTTGGAATCGGGCTTAGTCTAAATAGTTCAAATTTTCAAGCTTCTCACCTTAGCTATCCAAAGTTCGATTCGTTATTCGATTTAGGTCTTATTAAGAATGCAACGCCAGGATTTGCCGGCTTTTCCGTTGACCAGCTTATCGGTTACGAGATTTTGCTTCCATATCAGACTCACCA
This region includes:
- a CDS encoding helix-turn-helix domain-containing protein, with protein sequence MKIRGWTQEELAKIGGVNQSSISRYMQGALPALDFIINLYKNKRVDPIIFVRDFEEDTVKFDVIGERLVEDVSQFLRFLKNSPDALELFWKIYNLDEVGRKAVIAFVDRILEE
- a CDS encoding LBL_2463 family protein; this translates as MSHIKLKEPQTTKHQNPEKQATLFLMCNYETNARLVEKARTFVQDQYSKLGYVGYDADFDRRFDLNGLSQYFIGIDDEQNIVATSRVLVRGPEGLPIEYAIRKDSEEKVDLGNGNISEMNSFAASNMTAGLRVLVMSAEYTVQQNFDATFGLYDIERPSVGRLYNRFGTVESKDHPYTIYYPNYGKLEAGEIRPTEWAIQVSDYAKIIAKIRQS
- a CDS encoding Y-family DNA polymerase, with product MYALVDCNSFYCSCERLFRPELRDRPVIVLSNNDGCVISRSSEAKAIGVKMGEPAFMRREFFAANNIHVFSSNYALYGDLSRRVMNQLRDFSPEIEVYSIDEAFLGLSGFPKITLPAIANNIFQRIPRNTGIPVSVGIGPTKTLSKIANHLAKKREEYGGVFIIDSEAARETALKQVSVADIWGIGPAFSRKLEAVGIMNAWEFANANKHWIRKHLTVVGARIAYELNAIECSTLVTIDPAKKTIAIARSFSSMRDSLESLEGAVATFATRAAFNLRKQDGYANLVRVFIHTNAHRPDLDQYATNIPIPLPVQMQDTMKIVRYALLGLRRIYRPGLQYKKAGVILDQIRTKGDQQDDLFSDFDRSRDEQISSAMDRINGKFGKDKIKLAVASKQNAWSLRQENLSPRYTTRWEDIPLVLS
- a CDS encoding SOS response-associated peptidase; translation: MSARFSAGLIEPADFKPIFHEHGYEHKPRPLVIREDENRFLGAGWGLIPKWVKSVEEAKLSQNRTLNAKSETIFELPSFREAILYRRCLIPSTGFYDSQEVHQKTYPYRVFLKHEEIFSLAGIWEEWENPETGEIKKTYSMLTTPPNRKFSQIHTRMPLILPREKEEIWIDSAMKSRKDIEPLLKIYPEENLDFYTIRKFRPGDNYDEDILKKVAYEELSQQELF
- a CDS encoding YajG family lipoprotein, which produces MKRIVCVAGMLFSILLVSSNCAFSEGTIRADYPNPILNEKTKKNVTLIFQKSDDSPVSIVDGFNREGIRKNSLGFETAHMFTDPKGPQMLKEILTMELKNSGIDVVESSDSAKAPQLELELLHLFMEVEVGIFAGDIVTIIDADIIMKTNGKVYKRRFKGIGESRTILWIDHFYKKSLKRSLEDFVKKSVPEIITLINEKS
- a CDS encoding LexA family protein, producing MKFDENQPFRSKILSDRVYPFINPVRAGFPSPAAEYIESELNPIDLLVPNPDSSFFGKVLGNSMEDVFVRNGDLIIVDRSIEPRNGHVVVGTYEGAFLTKILQIEGKRRTLVSGNPLYPPIPITNENEFQLWGVVRCSCHDLLGGWGVRPR